The proteins below are encoded in one region of Ferruginibacter lapsinanis:
- a CDS encoding phosphosulfolactate synthase, which produces MNFNLTQIPERIKKPRNHGITMVMDKGLSIEEAKNFMSIGAPHVDVVKLGFGTAFVTPNLKDKLAVYASYDIPVYFGGTLFEAFLIRNQFEDYINVCKEFGIQHVEVSDGSISIPHAEKCGYIEKLTKHFTVYSEVGSKDAAHIIPPYKWIELMSAELSAGSTYVIAEAREAGNVGIYRGSGEVREGLVQEILTQIPEEQILWEAPQKAQQLYFLELIGCNVNLGNIAPTEIIALEAMRIGLRGDTFELYLNK; this is translated from the coding sequence ATGAATTTTAATCTTACACAAATTCCGGAAAGAATCAAGAAACCGCGTAATCATGGTATTACAATGGTGATGGATAAAGGGCTAAGTATTGAAGAGGCGAAAAATTTTATGAGTATAGGTGCTCCGCATGTAGATGTAGTGAAATTGGGTTTTGGTACTGCATTCGTTACTCCTAATCTAAAAGATAAGCTGGCAGTATATGCCTCTTATGATATTCCTGTTTATTTTGGCGGAACATTGTTTGAAGCATTTTTAATTCGTAATCAGTTTGAGGATTATATAAATGTTTGTAAAGAATTCGGCATACAACACGTAGAAGTAAGTGATGGTTCTATTTCTATTCCTCATGCCGAAAAATGCGGCTATATAGAAAAACTAACCAAGCATTTTACTGTGTATAGTGAGGTAGGTAGTAAAGACGCAGCGCATATTATACCTCCGTATAAATGGATTGAATTGATGAGTGCAGAATTAAGCGCCGGTTCTACCTACGTGATAGCTGAAGCAAGAGAGGCTGGTAATGTTGGTATCTATCGGGGCAGTGGTGAAGTAAGAGAGGGGTTGGTGCAGGAAATTTTAACGCAGATACCCGAAGAACAAATATTATGGGAAGCTCCTCAAAAAGCCCAACAACTATACTTTTTGGAGCTGATCGGCTGTAATGTAAATCTGGGTAATATAGCTCCTACAGAAATAATCGCTTTGGAAGCGATGCGTATTGGTTTACGTGGAGATACTTTCGAATTGTATCTTAATAAATAA
- the rpsL gene encoding 30S ribosomal protein S12 — protein sequence MPTIQQLVRKGREIIKAKSKSRALDACPQRRGVCTRVYTTTPKKPNSALRKVAKVRLTNKIEVIAYIPGEGHNLQEHSIVLIRGGRVKDLPGVRYHIVRGSLDTAGVKDRKQSRSKYGTKKAKDKK from the coding sequence ATGCCTACAATACAACAGTTAGTAAGAAAAGGAAGAGAAATTATTAAAGCTAAAAGCAAATCAAGAGCTTTGGATGCATGCCCACAACGTCGTGGTGTATGTACAAGGGTGTATACAACTACGCCTAAGAAACCAAACTCAGCTTTGCGTAAAGTAGCTAAAGTACGTTTAACCAATAAAATTGAGGTTATTGCCTACATTCCGGGTGAAGGACACAATTTACAGGAACACAGTATCGTGTTGATCCGTGGTGGAAGGGTAAAAGATCTTCCAGGTGTACGTTATCATATTGTACGTGGTAGTTTAGATACTGCTGGTGTAAAAGATCGTAAACAAAGTCGTAGTAAATACGGTACCAAAAAAGCAAAAGACAAAAAATAA
- a CDS encoding RNA polymerase sigma factor — protein sequence MSTESNHIISDSDLIRECITGNRKMQELLYNRFSSKMYAVCLRYCSNSDDAQDLLQEGFVKVFNNLEKYRGDGSFEGWIRRIFVNTSIEYFRRKVTLTTVTETQETAIQDKDWNALESMAEKDIIKMIQQLSPGYRQVLNMYVIEGYSHKEISEILGISEGTSKSQLARAKVILKKMIETRTTTP from the coding sequence TTGAGCACCGAAAGCAACCATATCATCTCAGATTCCGACTTAATAAGAGAATGTATTACCGGCAATAGAAAAATGCAGGAGTTGTTATACAACCGTTTTTCTTCTAAAATGTATGCAGTTTGCTTGCGATATTGCAGTAATTCGGACGATGCACAGGATCTATTACAGGAAGGATTTGTAAAAGTTTTTAACAACCTTGAGAAATATCGTGGTGATGGTTCATTTGAAGGCTGGATACGTCGTATTTTCGTAAATACTTCAATTGAGTATTTCAGACGAAAGGTTACACTAACGACGGTTACAGAAACTCAGGAGACAGCAATACAGGATAAAGATTGGAATGCGTTGGAATCAATGGCTGAAAAGGATATCATTAAAATGATCCAACAATTGAGCCCGGGTTATCGTCAGGTTTTGAATATGTATGTTATAGAAGGATATTCACACAAAGAGATTAGTGAAATTTTAGGAATAAGCGAGGGGACCAGTAAATCTCAATTAGCAAGAGCTAAAGTAATTTTAAAAAAAATGATTGAAACAAGGACCACTACACCATAA
- the rpsG gene encoding 30S ribosomal protein S7, translating to MRKSQPKKIPLAPDPKFNDKLVTRFVNNLMWNGKKSGAYIIFYDALDKVAKITNENGYEVWKKALANITPGVEVRSRRIGGATFQIPSEVRADRKVSLSIKWMVRYSRERNGRSMADKLANEIVAASKGEGASYKKKEDTHRMAEANKAFAHFRV from the coding sequence ATGCGTAAATCACAACCAAAGAAAATTCCTTTAGCACCGGATCCAAAGTTTAACGACAAACTGGTAACCCGTTTTGTAAATAACTTAATGTGGAATGGTAAAAAAAGCGGTGCATACATTATTTTTTATGATGCTTTAGACAAAGTAGCTAAAATTACCAATGAAAATGGGTATGAAGTGTGGAAGAAAGCTTTAGCTAACATCACTCCGGGAGTAGAAGTACGTAGCCGTCGTATCGGTGGTGCTACTTTCCAAATTCCAAGTGAAGTTCGTGCTGATAGAAAAGTTTCTTTAAGCATTAAATGGATGGTACGTTACAGCAGAGAGAGAAACGGACGTAGCATGGCAGATAAATTAGCAAACGAAATAGTAGCAGCAAGCAAAGGTGAAGGTGCTTCTTACAAAAAGAAAGAAGATACACATCGTATGGCCGAAGCGAATAAAGCATTTGCTCACTTTAGAGTATAA
- the rdgB gene encoding RdgB/HAM1 family non-canonical purine NTP pyrophosphatase, whose translation MDILIFATNNQHKVDEVKNILGDRFKISSLKEAGIDIDIPEPHDNLEENAREKSSVIYNLTGKNCFSEDTGLEVAALNGAPGVKSARYAGDNADSEANINKLLNEMSSKNNREARFRTVISLIHNGQEHQFEGICNGIILDARKGGSGFGYDSVFVPEGSNKSFAEMEMKEKSLFSHRKKAMANLIEFLLHIY comes from the coding sequence ATGGATATACTGATTTTTGCCACCAACAATCAACACAAAGTTGACGAGGTAAAAAATATTTTAGGAGATCGTTTTAAAATTTCTTCACTAAAAGAAGCCGGTATTGATATCGATATTCCAGAGCCTCATGACAACCTGGAAGAAAACGCACGGGAAAAATCTTCAGTTATTTACAATTTAACCGGTAAAAATTGTTTTAGTGAAGATACAGGACTTGAAGTAGCCGCTTTAAACGGGGCCCCCGGAGTAAAAAGTGCTCGATATGCCGGAGATAATGCTGATTCAGAAGCAAATATCAATAAATTATTAAACGAGATGTCCTCAAAAAATAATAGAGAAGCCCGTTTCCGAACAGTTATCTCTCTAATTCATAATGGGCAAGAACATCAGTTTGAAGGTATCTGTAACGGAATTATACTGGATGCAAGAAAAGGAGGCAGCGGTTTTGGGTATGACTCTGTCTTTGTGCCAGAAGGAAGTAATAAATCCTTTGCAGAAATGGAAATGAAGGAAAAGAGTTTATTTAGTCATCGTAAAAAAGCCATGGCTAATCTTATAGAGTTTTTATTACATATATATTAA
- a CDS encoding TonB-dependent receptor, which yields MIKSIVITSGFFLASLFVTAQDISLSGVLTDKSDESAIVGATIKLSSASDQAFTKSVATNATGNFQFGNLSVGSYVITISSVGYETISQKINLQASNKIPIPFFLTKAENTLADVVVTAKTPPVKQKNDTLEFAANQFKVNPDATAEDIIKKLPGIVVDKSGNVTAMGESVKKVTVDGRDFFGDDASAALKNLPADVIDKIQVFDRLSDQAQFTGFDDGNTVKTVNIVTKANMRNGSFGRFYAGIGTDSRYSGGGSYNIFKNTTRLSFVGMSNNINQQNFSSQDLLGISSGGKNSGSNNFIGQQSGISKTNAFGINYSALWGKKTEVTGSYFFNNSNTNNNQISNSEFYQTSGINQLNNEYTISGSNNYNHRINFRIEHKFDDKNSLNITPSFSYQKNNSSNYLTGTRVYSNGDPISNTINNSDRKTSGYNFNNNILYRHAFAKKGRTISFGIGTSVNEKQGDTYRLNDNLYTKIPSDIADSSNQFTDVFNNGYQLSANIAYTEPVGKKGQLQFNYSPSYSKSKSDQEVNQYDYLTSKYELFDTALSNKFDNIVTKQNIGTNYRVGSKDNMFTAGVSYQHTDLSSDETFPVITTVRKSFDNILPNLMWNKKFDAKNRIRIMFRSNTNTPSVSQLQNVINNTNPLSQYVGNPDLKQQYSKTLSTRYTFTNTSKSKSFFANLFLTQTNNYIGNATYIAGSDSVLSSKDTLYKGSQLSKPVNLDGYWTLRTFFTYAVPVSFIKSTVSFNAGYSYSKMPGLINNILFKANSNTYSGGMSIASNISQYIDFNLLYNANYNDVKNSNKALNSNYLAQTAGAQLNLLSKKGWFYNSDLTYQTYSGLSSGFNQDYWLLNAAIGKKFLKNQQGELKLSAFDILKQNQSITRTVTEAYRQDLQSLVLQQYFMLTFTYKLKTIGNVSQQKTNSKRNEYGPLRGDNGI from the coding sequence ATGATAAAATCTATAGTAATTACATCAGGATTTTTTTTAGCAAGTTTGTTCGTAACAGCACAAGACATTAGCCTGTCGGGAGTATTGACCGACAAGTCAGATGAATCCGCAATTGTGGGAGCGACCATTAAATTATCATCTGCTTCCGATCAGGCATTTACAAAATCAGTGGCTACAAATGCAACAGGTAATTTTCAATTTGGTAATCTTTCAGTTGGCAGCTATGTAATAACGATCAGCAGTGTAGGTTACGAAACTATATCTCAAAAAATCAATTTACAGGCAAGCAACAAAATACCTATCCCTTTTTTTCTTACAAAAGCCGAAAACACACTGGCAGATGTGGTGGTTACTGCAAAAACGCCACCAGTAAAGCAAAAAAATGATACACTTGAATTTGCCGCCAATCAATTCAAGGTTAATCCGGATGCTACTGCAGAAGATATCATAAAAAAATTACCAGGAATTGTAGTAGACAAATCGGGCAATGTAACGGCAATGGGTGAAAGTGTAAAGAAAGTAACTGTAGATGGAAGAGATTTTTTTGGCGATGATGCAAGTGCCGCTTTAAAAAACTTGCCGGCTGATGTGATAGATAAGATACAGGTTTTTGACAGGTTAAGCGACCAGGCTCAGTTTACGGGTTTTGATGATGGCAATACGGTCAAAACAGTAAATATTGTTACCAAGGCCAATATGCGAAACGGAAGTTTTGGTAGATTTTATGCAGGCATTGGTACTGACAGCAGATATAGTGGAGGAGGCAGTTACAACATTTTTAAGAATACCACCCGGCTTTCATTTGTTGGCATGTCTAATAATATTAATCAGCAAAATTTTTCTTCACAGGATCTATTGGGTATAAGTAGTGGAGGTAAAAACAGCGGTTCAAATAATTTTATTGGGCAACAAAGTGGTATCAGCAAAACAAATGCTTTTGGTATCAACTACTCAGCTCTTTGGGGTAAAAAAACAGAAGTAACGGGGAGTTACTTTTTCAACAATAGCAATACGAATAACAATCAAATTTCAAACAGTGAATTTTATCAAACATCAGGGATCAACCAGTTAAATAATGAATATACTATTTCGGGAAGTAATAATTATAACCATCGGATCAATTTCAGGATAGAGCATAAATTTGATGACAAAAATTCTCTAAATATTACTCCTTCGTTCAGTTATCAGAAAAATAATTCTTCCAATTACCTCACAGGAACGAGAGTATACAGCAATGGTGATCCTATCAGTAACACTATCAACAACAGCGACAGAAAAACTTCCGGATATAATTTCAATAATAACATATTGTATCGTCATGCTTTTGCAAAAAAAGGAAGAACGATCTCTTTTGGCATAGGAACTTCCGTGAATGAAAAACAGGGAGATACCTACAGACTGAATGATAACCTTTATACTAAGATACCCAGCGATATAGCCGACTCATCAAATCAGTTCACGGATGTATTCAATAATGGATATCAGCTCTCAGCAAACATAGCATACACCGAACCTGTCGGCAAAAAAGGTCAGTTACAGTTCAACTATTCTCCTTCTTATTCAAAAAGCAAAAGTGATCAGGAAGTAAATCAATATGATTATCTAACTTCTAAATACGAGCTGTTTGACACAGCGCTTTCTAACAAATTCGATAATATAGTTACCAAGCAAAACATTGGCACCAATTATCGTGTAGGAAGCAAAGACAATATGTTCACTGCAGGAGTATCATATCAACATACAGACTTAAGCAGTGATGAAACATTCCCTGTCATTACAACTGTTCGCAAGTCATTTGATAACATCTTACCGAACTTAATGTGGAATAAAAAATTTGATGCAAAGAACAGGATCAGAATTATGTTCCGTAGCAATACCAATACACCGTCTGTTTCTCAATTACAAAATGTGATCAATAATACAAATCCATTATCACAATATGTAGGTAACCCCGACCTGAAACAACAGTACAGTAAAACTTTGTCTACAAGATATACGTTCACCAATACAAGCAAATCAAAAAGTTTTTTTGCCAATTTATTTTTAACCCAAACAAATAATTATATCGGTAATGCCACTTACATTGCCGGCAGTGATAGTGTATTGAGTTCTAAAGACACATTGTATAAAGGATCTCAATTAAGCAAGCCCGTAAACCTGGATGGATACTGGACTCTACGCACCTTCTTTACCTATGCAGTACCTGTTAGCTTCATAAAATCTACCGTTAGTTTTAATGCAGGATACAGCTACTCAAAAATGCCCGGGTTGATCAACAATATCTTATTTAAAGCAAATTCAAATACATATTCCGGTGGCATGAGTATTGCAAGCAATATCAGTCAATATATTGATTTTAATCTTTTGTATAATGCAAACTATAATGATGTTAAAAACAGCAACAAGGCATTAAACAGTAATTATTTAGCACAAACAGCCGGTGCTCAATTAAATTTATTGTCAAAAAAAGGGTGGTTCTATAATTCTGACCTAACCTATCAGACATACAGCGGATTGAGTAGTGGATTTAATCAGGATTACTGGTTATTGAATGCAGCAATTGGAAAAAAGTTTTTAAAAAATCAACAAGGAGAATTGAAACTTTCAGCATTTGATATCTTAAAACAAAATCAAAGCATTACCCGTACTGTTACAGAGGCGTATCGC
- a CDS encoding shikimate dehydrogenase family protein, producing the protein MKLYGLIGYPLGHSFSKQYFTEKFEREGIADAKFEAFPISTIEAFPALIKNNPSLKGLSVTIPYKEQVLQFVTELSDEVKVIGATNSIKISGDKLIAYNTDIIGFERSFKEFYKPSHKKALILGTGGASKAVQYVFKKMGIDFIIVSRKKDATQNIIDYSMIDAPLLSTHTVIVNTTPVGMSPNEDAYPDIPYYLLTPSHYLYDLVYKPAETVFLEKGAAIGAIVKNGYDMLLLQAEASWAIWNS; encoded by the coding sequence ATGAAACTTTACGGATTGATCGGATACCCTCTCGGACATTCTTTTTCAAAACAATACTTTACCGAAAAATTTGAAAGGGAAGGTATCGCTGATGCAAAGTTTGAAGCGTTCCCCATCTCTACCATAGAAGCGTTCCCTGCATTAATTAAAAATAATCCTTCGTTAAAAGGGTTAAGTGTAACAATTCCTTATAAAGAACAGGTCTTGCAGTTTGTTACAGAATTGAGTGATGAGGTGAAGGTAATCGGAGCAACCAACAGTATTAAGATTTCGGGAGATAAACTAATTGCCTACAATACAGATATTATTGGTTTTGAAAGATCTTTTAAAGAATTTTATAAACCTTCTCATAAAAAAGCATTGATACTTGGTACCGGCGGTGCTTCCAAAGCGGTACAATATGTTTTTAAAAAGATGGGTATCGATTTTATTATTGTTTCAAGAAAAAAAGATGCCACTCAAAATATTATTGATTATTCAATGATTGATGCGCCGCTGCTGTCTACACATACTGTTATTGTTAATACAACACCCGTAGGGATGTCTCCAAATGAAGATGCTTATCCCGATATTCCATATTATCTTTTAACACCATCACATTATCTCTACGATCTTGTATACAAACCGGCCGAAACTGTTTTTCTGGAAAAAGGAGCTGCAATCGGTGCTATTGTAAAGAACGGTTATGATATGTTGTTATTACAGGCTGAAGCTAGTTGGGCAATCTGGAATAGTTAA
- a CDS encoding branched-chain amino acid aminotransferase, giving the protein MIAAADFNITLTQQSRLKDFDVKEIPFGKYFTDHMLVVDYTNGEWQTPQIMPYGPIPMSPASSVLHYGQAIFEGIKAYKFPDGNVYIFRPYDNFKRFNLSAERMVMPQVPEEIFMEGMRQLISIDNKWIPQKPDHALYIRPFMISNDEALGVKPSGSYKFMILLSPTGPYYSAPMRIRVEEYYVRASKGGVGSAKCAGNYAASLYGATVAQKEGFDQVLWTDAEEHKYIHECGTMNVFFIIGDTAVTPDLNEGTTLAGVTRDSVITMLKEAGLKVEERPLSIDEVVAAYKAGTLKEVFGTGTAATISPIKELVYRDLEMKFDVNTWTISPELKRKLDALRNGELPDTHGWLYKV; this is encoded by the coding sequence ATGATTGCAGCAGCAGATTTTAATATTACACTTACCCAACAAAGCAGACTAAAAGATTTTGATGTAAAGGAAATCCCCTTCGGAAAATATTTTACGGACCACATGCTGGTGGTTGATTATACAAATGGCGAATGGCAAACTCCGCAGATAATGCCGTACGGGCCTATACCTATGTCACCAGCCTCATCTGTGTTGCATTATGGCCAGGCAATATTTGAAGGAATTAAAGCGTATAAATTTCCTGATGGAAATGTATACATTTTTCGTCCTTATGATAATTTTAAAAGATTCAATCTTTCTGCTGAAAGAATGGTGATGCCACAGGTGCCAGAAGAAATTTTTATGGAGGGCATGCGCCAGTTGATCAGCATTGATAATAAATGGATTCCTCAAAAGCCGGATCATGCTTTATATATTCGTCCGTTCATGATCAGTAATGATGAAGCACTGGGAGTAAAACCTAGCGGCTCTTATAAATTCATGATATTATTAAGTCCAACTGGTCCTTATTACTCAGCGCCAATGCGTATCCGTGTAGAAGAGTATTATGTTAGAGCAAGTAAAGGAGGGGTGGGGTCTGCTAAATGTGCCGGCAATTACGCTGCTTCTTTGTATGGTGCTACTGTTGCCCAAAAGGAAGGTTTTGACCAGGTATTATGGACAGATGCAGAGGAGCATAAGTATATACATGAATGCGGTACGATGAATGTATTTTTTATAATTGGAGATACCGCTGTAACCCCTGACCTAAATGAAGGAACGACTTTAGCCGGTGTAACGAGGGATAGCGTGATTACCATGTTGAAAGAAGCCGGTCTGAAAGTAGAAGAAAGGCCACTAAGTATTGATGAAGTGGTTGCTGCATACAAGGCCGGTACATTAAAAGAAGTGTTCGGTACAGGTACAGCCGCTACTATTTCTCCAATTAAAGAATTGGTTTACAGAGATTTGGAAATGAAATTTGATGTGAATACCTGGACTATTTCTCCGGAATTGAAACGAAAACTAGATGCGTTGCGTAATGGAGAATTGCCAGATACTCATGGCTGGCTATACAAAGTATAG
- a CDS encoding acyl-CoA thioesterase: MARIKIVIPEKKIATVSIPVRIYDINYGNHVGNDSFVSIIHEARIQWLKQYNFSELNINGAAVIMRGLSVEFKSEAFYGDVLSIEISSGEISALSFELFYRITTTRNDKSILIAHAKTDMACFDYTKKKVMPVPIVLNEILGNNTDFN, encoded by the coding sequence ATGGCCAGAATAAAAATTGTGATCCCTGAAAAAAAAATTGCAACAGTTTCAATACCTGTTCGCATTTACGACATAAATTATGGCAATCATGTTGGCAATGACTCTTTTGTTTCAATCATTCACGAAGCAAGAATTCAATGGTTAAAACAATATAATTTTTCTGAATTAAACATTAATGGTGCGGCCGTAATTATGAGAGGGCTTTCTGTAGAATTTAAAAGCGAAGCATTTTACGGAGATGTGTTATCAATTGAAATCAGTTCCGGAGAAATTTCAGCGTTAAGCTTTGAGTTATTTTACAGGATCACAACAACAAGAAACGATAAAAGTATTTTAATTGCTCACGCAAAAACAGATATGGCCTGTTTTGACTACACAAAGAAAAAAGTAATGCCAGTTCCTATTGTATTGAATGAAATATTAGGCAACAATACAGACTTTAATTAA